One region of Chloroflexota bacterium genomic DNA includes:
- the trxB gene encoding thioredoxin-disulfide reductase has protein sequence MSESTHTPLLILGAGPAGLAAALYAARADLQPIVLTGPELGGQVSITYIVENYPGFPEGVEGPDLVTRFKEQAEKFGARLVLDTATAVDFRQRPFRIRTTKTEYTADTVIIATGATAKQLEIPGEDELIGMGVSYCATCDGHFFKGMDIMVVGGGDSALEEALFLTRYANSVTIVHRREALRAGPLLQKRARNHPKIRFLMETIVTEILGDEMVEGVRLQHLPSGEEREHPIAGVFIFIGYHPNTDLFEGQITLDERGYIAVDKHMHTNIPGVFAAGEVADSRYRQVITSAGMGAAAAMEAIHFLENQGLP, from the coding sequence ATGAGCGAAAGCACCCACACCCCCCTGCTAATTTTAGGCGCGGGCCCCGCGGGGCTGGCCGCGGCGCTTTACGCGGCGCGCGCCGACCTGCAGCCCATCGTCCTCACCGGCCCGGAACTTGGCGGCCAGGTTTCCATCACCTACATCGTCGAAAACTACCCCGGCTTCCCCGAAGGTGTGGAAGGCCCCGACTTGGTGACCCGCTTCAAAGAGCAGGCCGAAAAATTCGGCGCGCGCCTGGTGCTCGACACCGCCACCGCGGTGGACTTCCGCCAGCGCCCCTTCCGCATCCGCACCACCAAAACCGAATACACCGCCGACACGGTCATCATCGCCACCGGTGCCACGGCCAAGCAATTGGAAATTCCCGGCGAAGACGAACTCATCGGCATGGGCGTTTCTTACTGCGCCACCTGCGACGGACACTTCTTCAAAGGCATGGACATCATGGTGGTGGGCGGCGGTGACAGCGCCCTGGAAGAAGCCCTCTTCCTCACCCGCTACGCCAACAGTGTGACCATCGTCCATCGCCGCGAGGCATTGCGCGCCGGCCCACTGCTGCAAAAGCGCGCCCGCAACCACCCCAAAATTCGCTTCCTGATGGAAACCATCGTCACCGAAATCTTAGGCGACGAGATGGTCGAGGGCGTGCGCCTGCAACACCTGCCCAGCGGCGAAGAGCGAGAGCACCCCATCGCGGGCGTGTTCATCTTCATCGGCTACCACCCCAACACCGACCTGTTCGAAGGGCAAATCACCTTAGACGAACGCGGCTATATCGCCGTTGACAAACACATGCACACCAACATCCCCGGCGTGTTTGCCGCGGGCGAAGTGGCCGACAGCCGCTATCGCCAGGTGATTACCTCGGCAGGCATGGGTGCAGCCGCGGCGATGGAGGCAATTCATTTTCTGGAAAACCAAGGGCTTCCCTGA
- the trxB gene encoding thioredoxin-disulfide reductase: protein MFQLNIGGSEQADTNKIYDLIVVGAGAAGLTSAIYASRDGWETLVLEKEATGGLAATTHLIENYPGFPEGIDGSELMEKFVEQAKRFGAKIVEFEEVTSLTKNDEGIFEIATTGATYKGRAVILATGSRPKHLGIPGEEEFANKGVSYCATCDGPLFKGQDVVVIGCGNSGLQEAQILLEYAKSVTFVEFLPYSIAEKVLQERVVNHPKVKCYFSHMAVEIKGDDFVNAIVVKDRETGELKEIPTQGVFVYVGYQPYTDFVKGVVDLDERGYIVTDAHMHTNIPGVFAAGDVRSGNLAQVAVAVGDGAKAAIAVREYLQAQNK, encoded by the coding sequence ATGTTCCAACTGAACATCGGCGGCTCGGAACAAGCCGACACCAACAAAATCTACGACCTCATCGTGGTCGGTGCTGGCGCCGCCGGCCTGACCTCGGCCATCTATGCTTCACGCGATGGCTGGGAAACACTGGTGCTGGAAAAGGAAGCCACCGGCGGCCTGGCTGCCACCACGCATCTCATCGAAAACTACCCTGGCTTCCCCGAAGGCATCGACGGCTCGGAACTGATGGAAAAATTCGTCGAGCAGGCCAAACGCTTTGGAGCCAAAATCGTCGAATTCGAAGAAGTCACCAGCCTGACGAAAAACGACGAAGGCATCTTCGAAATTGCCACCACGGGCGCGACCTACAAAGGCCGCGCGGTCATCCTCGCCACCGGCAGCCGCCCCAAACACCTGGGCATCCCCGGCGAGGAAGAATTCGCCAACAAGGGCGTCTCCTACTGCGCCACCTGCGACGGCCCGCTCTTCAAAGGGCAGGATGTCGTGGTCATCGGTTGCGGCAACTCCGGCCTGCAGGAAGCCCAAATTCTGCTGGAATATGCCAAATCGGTCACTTTCGTGGAATTCCTGCCCTACTCCATTGCCGAAAAAGTGCTCCAAGAGCGCGTCGTCAACCACCCCAAAGTCAAGTGCTACTTCTCACACATGGCCGTGGAAATCAAAGGCGATGACTTCGTCAACGCCATCGTGGTCAAAGACCGCGAAACCGGCGAGTTGAAGGAAATCCCCACCCAGGGCGTCTTCGTCTACGTCGGCTACCAGCCTTACACCGATTTCGTGAAAGGCGTGGTAGACCTCGACGAGCGCGGCTACATCGTCACCGACGCCCACATGCACACCAACATCCCCGGCGTGTTTGCGGCAGGCGACGTGCGTTCTGGCAACCTGGCCCAGGTGGCCGTGGCCGTGGGCGACGGTGCCAAAGCCGCCATCGCCGTGCGCGAATACCTGCAGGCGCAAAACAAATAA
- a CDS encoding zinc-ribbon domain-containing protein, whose translation MHTACEFRFPRRLPMQICSKCHATSPDTAVYCAKCGVDLREFSTRAVALRRYRENPRVKAIRVVVAADACPVCLSMAGTYAKDEVPQLPVEGCSHEGGCRCTYEPLYDLPLFMPG comes from the coding sequence ATGCACACAGCATGCGAATTCAGGTTTCCCAGGAGGCTTCCCATGCAGATTTGCAGCAAATGTCATGCAACTTCGCCTGATACGGCAGTTTATTGTGCGAAGTGCGGCGTCGATTTGCGGGAATTCAGCACGCGGGCGGTGGCGTTGCGGCGCTATCGGGAAAACCCGCGCGTGAAGGCCATTCGGGTGGTCGTCGCGGCCGATGCCTGCCCGGTGTGTTTGAGTATGGCTGGTACTTATGCCAAAGACGAAGTGCCGCAGTTGCCGGTGGAGGGCTGCTCGCATGAGGGCGGCTGCCGCTGCACTTACGAACCGTTGTACGATCTTCCCCTGTTTATGCCGGGGTAG
- a CDS encoding citrate (Si)-synthase produces the protein MLLKERLAAEIPAWRDRQRKLAKEYGDVVVDQVHMRQLLGGLRGVKALVTDISYVDPYEGIRFRGHTIPEVLEKLPKPAEGDMPYVGGLYWLLLTGDFPTKEEALSVEEEWKKRMALPEHIFDVLKAFPKDAHPMTMFAAAVLALQPESEFARRYKEGMKKTEYWDPMLEDALSLTAKLPAIAAYIYRLKYKDGKFIAPDPNLDWGANFAHMMGVENPEYKNLSRLYFILHSDHESGNVSAHTTYLVSSALSDIYYSFSAAMDGLAGPLHGLANQNCLYWLMGVKEKFGGVPTHEQMRQYAWDTLNSGQVIPGYGHAVLRRTDPRYKAQFEFALEHMPDDPLFQTAKVAYEVIPDVLKEHGKAKNPWPNVDALSGTLQQHYGVKESDFYTVMFGVGRALGVTANTVWARALGHPIERPKSVTTAMLEEEIKDK, from the coding sequence ATGTTACTGAAAGAACGGCTTGCTGCCGAAATTCCCGCCTGGCGTGACCGCCAGCGCAAACTGGCGAAGGAATACGGCGATGTCGTCGTGGACCAGGTCCACATGCGTCAGCTTCTCGGCGGCCTGCGCGGCGTCAAGGCGCTGGTCACCGATATTTCTTACGTCGACCCCTACGAAGGCATTCGCTTCCGCGGGCACACTATTCCTGAAGTGTTGGAAAAACTGCCCAAACCCGCCGAAGGCGATATGCCCTACGTCGGCGGCCTCTACTGGCTGCTGCTCACCGGCGACTTCCCCACCAAAGAAGAAGCCCTCTCGGTGGAAGAAGAATGGAAGAAGCGCATGGCGCTGCCCGAGCACATCTTCGACGTGCTCAAAGCCTTCCCCAAAGACGCACACCCGATGACCATGTTCGCGGCCGCGGTGCTGGCGTTGCAGCCCGAATCGGAATTCGCCAGGCGCTACAAAGAGGGCATGAAGAAAACCGAATATTGGGACCCGATGCTGGAAGACGCCCTCAGCCTGACCGCCAAACTGCCCGCCATCGCTGCTTACATTTACCGGCTGAAATACAAAGACGGCAAATTCATCGCCCCCGACCCCAACCTCGACTGGGGCGCCAACTTCGCCCACATGATGGGTGTGGAAAACCCCGAATACAAGAACCTCAGCCGCCTCTACTTCATCCTGCACTCCGATCACGAAAGCGGCAACGTCAGCGCCCACACCACCTACCTGGTTTCCTCGGCGCTCTCCGATATTTACTACTCCTTCTCCGCCGCCATGGACGGCTTGGCCGGCCCGTTGCACGGCCTCGCCAACCAGAACTGCCTTTACTGGCTGATGGGCGTAAAGGAAAAATTCGGTGGCGTGCCCACCCACGAGCAAATGCGCCAATATGCGTGGGACACCCTGAACAGCGGTCAGGTCATCCCCGGCTACGGCCACGCCGTGCTGCGCCGCACCGACCCGCGCTACAAAGCGCAGTTCGAGTTCGCCCTCGAACACATGCCCGACGACCCGCTCTTCCAGACCGCCAAGGTGGCCTACGAGGTCATCCCCGACGTGCTGAAGGAACACGGCAAGGCCAAGAACCCGTGGCCCAACGTCGACGCCCTCAGCGGCACCCTGCAACAGCACTACGGCGTGAAGGAATCCGACTTCTACACCGTGATGTTCGGCGTCGGCCGCGCCCTGGGCGTGACCGCCAACACCGTGTGGGCACGCGCCCTGGGGCACCCCATCGAACGCCCCAAGTCGGTGACGACCGCCATGCTGGAAGAAGAGATCAAAGACAAGTAA
- the mdh gene encoding malate dehydrogenase, with translation MAKVSIIGAGMTGSTTAHWLAEREIADIVLVDIIEGMPQGKALDLTEAMPVIGKDAHIFGSNDYADTKNSDIVIITAGLPRKPGMSRDDLLVTNAKIVADVARKTLEQSPDAIFIVLTNPLDVMTYLTWKVTGLPTHRIVGQAGILDSARMRAFVAMETGVSVENINCYVLGGHGDDMVPLTRHSNIAGVPLNKYLPKDKLDAIVERTRKGGGEIVGLLKKGSAFYAPSAALAQMAEAIIKDKHLIVPATSYLDGEYGMHDIFIGVPTMLGRKGVEKVIEYELNDEEMAAFKKSADHVKSNVAKLTEFDLL, from the coding sequence ATGGCAAAAGTATCGATTATTGGCGCTGGTATGACCGGCTCCACCACCGCCCACTGGCTGGCGGAGCGCGAGATCGCCGACATCGTGCTGGTCGACATCATTGAAGGGATGCCCCAAGGCAAAGCCCTCGACCTGACCGAAGCCATGCCGGTGATCGGCAAAGACGCACACATTTTTGGCAGCAACGACTACGCCGACACCAAAAACTCCGACATCGTCATCATCACCGCCGGCCTGCCCCGCAAGCCTGGCATGAGCCGCGACGATCTTCTGGTGACGAATGCGAAAATCGTAGCCGATGTGGCCCGCAAAACCTTAGAGCAATCCCCCGACGCCATCTTCATCGTGCTCACCAACCCGCTGGATGTGATGACCTACCTCACCTGGAAGGTCACCGGCCTGCCCACCCACCGCATTGTCGGCCAGGCAGGCATTCTCGACTCTGCCCGGATGCGCGCCTTCGTGGCGATGGAAACCGGCGTGAGCGTGGAAAACATCAACTGCTACGTGCTCGGCGGCCACGGCGACGATATGGTGCCCCTCACCCGCCATTCCAACATCGCAGGCGTTCCCCTGAACAAATACCTGCCGAAAGACAAACTGGATGCCATCGTCGAGCGCACCCGCAAAGGCGGCGGCGAAATCGTTGGCCTGCTGAAGAAAGGCAGCGCCTTCTACGCGCCTTCCGCCGCGCTGGCTCAGATGGCCGAAGCCATCATCAAAGACAAACACCTCATCGTGCCCGCCACTTCTTACCTCGACGGCGAATATGGCATGCACGACATCTTCATTGGTGTGCCCACCATGCTGGGCCGCAAGGGCGTTGAAAAGGTCATCGAATACGAACTCAATGACGAAGAGATGGCCGCCTTCAAGAAATCGGCCGACCATGTCAAATCCAATGTTGCCAAACTGACCGAATTCGACCTGCTTTAA
- the aspS gene encoding aspartate--tRNA ligase yields MYKTHTCGELRAEHVGQEVALAGWVHRRRDHGGVTFIDLRDRFGLVQIVADEATHPEAHKALEAARNEWVLQVKGRVRRRPAGSENPNLPTGDIEVEVFQVQVLNPARPTPFTINKDDGVDESIRLKYRYLDLRREAMRRNIELRHRVVKFIRDYLDRHGFLEIETPILFKSTPEGARDYLVPSRVHPGEFYALPQSPQQLKQLLMVGGIERYFQIARCFRDEDLRGDRQPEFTQLDLEMSFVDRREDIMDLIEGLMIELVHTVVPEKHILQTPFPRLSYQEAIDRFGTDHPDLRFGLEIKDIGDLAAESNFRVFTQALEKGGLVRGINAKGLGVLSRKEVDALTEFVKQHGAKGLAYFYVEENGFRSPIAKFFSPETLEAIGQRLEADPGDLLLFVADANREVVADALGRLRVHLADRLGLRDPNVLAFVWIIDFPWAFWDEEEQRWDPSQHPFTMPMPEDIPLLETDPGKMRGAQYDLVLNNYEVAGGSIRVHDRELQEKLFRLIGLDMETARERFGHMLEAFEYGAPPHGGIASGIDRLVMILADAPNIREVIAFPKNQAARDVMAGAPSPVDEAQLRELHIKLDLPEAPKP; encoded by the coding sequence ATGTACAAAACGCATACCTGCGGCGAACTGCGCGCCGAGCATGTTGGTCAGGAAGTTGCCCTCGCCGGCTGGGTTCACCGTCGCCGCGACCACGGCGGTGTGACTTTCATCGACCTGCGCGACCGCTTTGGCCTTGTGCAGATCGTCGCCGACGAAGCCACGCACCCCGAAGCCCACAAGGCCCTGGAAGCCGCCCGCAACGAATGGGTATTGCAGGTCAAAGGGCGCGTCCGCCGCCGCCCGGCAGGCTCTGAAAACCCCAACCTGCCCACCGGCGACATCGAAGTCGAAGTCTTCCAGGTGCAGGTGCTCAACCCCGCCAGGCCCACCCCCTTCACCATCAACAAAGACGACGGCGTAGACGAAAGCATCCGCCTGAAATACCGCTACCTCGACCTGCGCCGCGAGGCCATGCGCCGCAACATCGAACTGCGCCACCGGGTGGTCAAATTCATCCGCGACTACCTCGACCGCCACGGCTTCCTGGAAATCGAAACGCCCATCCTCTTCAAATCCACGCCCGAAGGCGCACGCGACTACCTGGTGCCTTCCCGCGTGCATCCGGGCGAATTCTACGCCCTGCCGCAATCGCCCCAGCAACTCAAGCAATTGCTGATGGTCGGCGGCATCGAGCGTTACTTCCAGATTGCCCGCTGCTTCCGCGACGAAGACCTGCGCGGCGACCGCCAGCCGGAATTTACCCAACTCGACCTGGAAATGTCGTTCGTCGACCGGCGGGAAGACATCATGGACCTCATCGAGGGCCTGATGATCGAACTGGTGCACACCGTGGTGCCCGAAAAGCACATCCTGCAAACGCCCTTCCCGCGCCTCAGTTACCAGGAAGCCATCGACCGCTTCGGCACCGACCACCCCGACCTGCGCTTCGGCCTGGAAATCAAAGACATCGGCGACCTCGCCGCGGAGAGCAACTTCCGCGTGTTCACCCAGGCGCTGGAAAAAGGCGGGCTGGTGCGCGGCATCAACGCCAAAGGACTGGGCGTGCTCTCCCGCAAGGAAGTCGATGCCCTCACCGAGTTCGTCAAACAGCACGGCGCCAAAGGTCTGGCCTACTTTTACGTCGAAGAAAACGGCTTCCGCTCGCCGATTGCCAAATTCTTCTCGCCCGAAACGCTGGAAGCCATCGGCCAGCGGCTGGAAGCCGACCCCGGCGACCTGCTGCTCTTCGTGGCCGACGCCAACCGCGAAGTGGTTGCCGACGCCCTGGGGCGCCTGCGCGTCCACCTCGCCGACCGCCTCGGCCTGCGTGACCCCAACGTCCTGGCCTTCGTCTGGATCATCGACTTCCCCTGGGCTTTCTGGGATGAAGAAGAACAGCGTTGGGATCCCAGCCAGCACCCCTTCACTATGCCCATGCCAGAAGACATCCCCTTGCTGGAAACCGACCCCGGCAAAATGCGCGGCGCGCAATATGACCTGGTACTCAACAACTACGAAGTGGCGGGCGGCTCCATCCGCGTGCACGACCGCGAACTGCAAGAGAAACTCTTCCGCCTCATCGGGCTGGATATGGAAACCGCGCGCGAGCGCTTCGGCCACATGCTGGAAGCCTTCGAATACGGCGCGCCGCCCCACGGCGGCATCGCCTCGGGCATCGACCGCCTGGTGATGATCCTCGCCGACGCCCCCAACATCCGCGAAGTGATTGCCTTCCCCAAGAACCAGGCCGCCCGCGATGTCATGGCTGGCGCGCCTTCCCCCGTCGACGAAGCCCAACTACGCGAACTGCACATCAAACTCGACCTTCCCGAAGCGCCAAAACCCTGA